The following coding sequences lie in one Gadus macrocephalus chromosome 1, ASM3116895v1 genomic window:
- the LOC132454052 gene encoding probable phospholipid-transporting ATPase IIA → MTDNIPLQPVRRHKRHDSKHRNGCCPVSGCCGMGDLRPRTVWLGHPEKRDQRYPRNVINNQKYNFFTFLPGVLYNQFKYFFNLYFLLLACSQFVDELRLGALYTYWVPLLVVLFITIGREAVEEIRCSIRDKEVNSHIYSKLLPRGTVKVKSSGIQVGDLIMVEKNQRVPADMIFLRTTERNGSCFLRTDQLDGETDWKLRLPVACTQRLPTAADLLQIRSYVYAEEPNIDIHTFNGTFTREDGDPPVNESLSIENTLWASTVIASGSIVGVVIYTGKELRGVMNTSNPKNKMGLFDLEVNCLTKILFGALVVVSLVMVALQHFAGRWYLQIFRFLLLFSNIVPISLRVNLDLGKMVFSWMINRDSKIPGTVVRASTIPEELGRISYLLTDKTGTLTQNEMVFRRLHLGTVAYGMDSMDEVQSHVFSAYTQPPHDPPLSRAPAATKVRKTISSRVHEAVKAIALVHNVTPVYEANGVTDQAEAEQHYEDTCRVYQAASPDEVSLVQWTESVGLTLVGRDQSSMQLRTPSGQILNFTILQIFPFTYESKRMGIIVRDESSGEITFYMKGADSVMAGIVQYNDWLEEECGNMAREGLRVLVVSKKSLTEEQYQDFEARYVQAKLSVHDRSLKVATVIESLEMEMELLCLTGVEDQLQTDVRPTLEILRNAGIKVWMLTGDKMETATCTAKNAHLVTRNQDIHIFRAVTTRGEAHLELNSFRRKHDCALVISGDSLEVCLKYYEYEFMELACQSPAVVCCRCAPTQKAQIVRLLQERTGKLTCAVGDGGNDVSMIQEADCGVGVEGKEGKQASLAADFSVTQFKHLGRLLMVHGRNSYKRSAALSQFVIHRSLCISTMQAVFSSVFYFASVPLYQGFLIVGYSTIYTMFPVFSLVLDKDVKSEVAMLYPELYKDLLKGRPLSFKTFLIWVLISIYQGSIIMYGAMLLFESEFVHIVAISFTSLILTELLMVALTVQTWHWLMMVAELLSLSCYVASLVFLHDYIDVYFIATVSFLWKVTVITLVSCLPLYILKYLRRRFSPPSYSKLTS, encoded by the exons ATGACGGACAATATTCCTTTACAACCCGTGAGACGCCACAAAAGACATGACAGTAAACACAGGAATGG GTGCTGCCCGGTGTCTGGGTGCTGTGGCATGGGAGACCTCCGCCCCCGCACCGTGTGGCTCGGCCACCCAGAGAAACGGGACCAGCGATACCCCAGGAACGTCATTAACAACCAGAAGTACAACTTCTTCACCTTCCTGCCCGGG GTTCTATACAATCAATTCAAGTACTTCTTCAATTTATACTTTCTGCTATTGGCCTGCTCTCAGTTTGTGGACGAACTGCGACTTGGGGCTCTCTATACCTACTGGGTTCCTTTG CTAGTGGTGTTGTTCATCACGATCGGGAGAGAGGCGGTGGAAGAGATCCGGTGTTCTATTAGGGACAAGGAAGTCAACTCCCATATTTATTCCAAGCTTTTGCCAAGGG GCACGGTGAAAGTTAAAAGCAGTGGAATTCAAGTGGGCGACCTTATCATGGTGGAGAAG AACCAGCGTGTTCCTGCCGACATGATCTTTTTAAGGACCACAGAAAGAAATG GCTCCTGTTTCCTGCGGACCGACCAGTTGGATGGAGAGACTGACTGGAAGCTACGCCTCCCAGTGGCCTGCACACAGCGACTCCCCACTGCTGCT GATCTTCTTCAAATCAGATCGTACGTATACGCCGAGGAACCCAACATAGACATCCACACCTTTAACGGCACTTTCACAAGG GAAGACGGAGACCCCCCTGTCAATGAGAGCCTGAGCATCGAGAACACCCTGTGGGCGAGCACTGTGATTGCCTCTG GTTCTATAGTGGGGGTGGTCATTTACACGGGCAAGGAGCTGCGAGGGGTCATGAACACGTCCAACCCTAAGAACAAG ATGGGATTGTTTGACCTGGAAGTGAACTGTTTGACCAAGATCCTGTTTggggcgctggtggtggtgtcacTTGTCATGGTGGCCCTGCAACACTTTGCAGGACGCTGGTATCTCCAGATCTTTCGCTTCCTGCTCCTATTCTCCAACATCGTACCCATCAG TCTGCGTGTCAACCTGGATTTGGGAAAGATGGTCTTCAGCTGGATGATCAACAGAGACTCCAAGATCCCGGGCACAGTGGTGAGGGCCAGCACCATACCAGAGGAGCTGGGCCGCATCTCATACCTGCTCACCGACAAGACCG GGACTCTTACCCAGAATGAGATGGTGTTCAGGCGACTCCACCTGGGAACCGTAGCCTATGGGATGGACTCCATGGACGAGGTCCAGAGCCATGTGTTCAGTGCATACACACAG cccccccacgaCCCTCCACTGTCTAGGGCTCCGGCGGCCACCAAGGTCCGCAAGACCATCAGCAGCAGGGTGCACGAGGCGGTGAAGGCCATCGCGCTGGTGCACAACGTCACCCCGGTGTACGAGGCCAACGGCGTCACGGACCAGGCCGAGGCGGAGCAGCACTACGAGGACACCTGCAGGGTCTACCAGGCCGCCAGCCCCGACGAG GTGTCTTTGGTGCAGTGGACAGAGAGTGTGGGCCTGACTCTGGTGGGAAGGGACCAATCATCCATGCAACTGAGGACCCCTAGTGGCCAAATACTGAACTTCACCATCCTCCAGATTTTCCCTTTCACCTATGAGAGCAAGAGGATGGGAATCATTGTTCGG GATGAGTCGTCGGGAGAGATCACGTTCTACATGAAGGGAGCGGACTCAGTGATGGCCGGGATCGTTCAGTACAACGATTGGCTGGAAGAGGAG TGTGGAAACATGGCCCGGGAAGGCCTGCGGGTCCTGGTGGTCTCCAAGAAGTCTCTCACGGAGGAGCAGTACCAGGACTTTGAG GCGCGGTACGTCCAGGCCAAACTCAGCGTCCATGACCGCTCCCTGAAGGTTGCCACGGTGATCGAGAgcctggagatggagatggagctgctgtgTCTGACAGGCGTGGAGGATCAGCTCCAGACCGACGTCAGGCCCACCCTGGAGATCCTCCGCAACGCAGGCATCAAG GTGTGGATGCTCACGGGAGACAAGATGGAGACGGCCACCTGCACCGCCAAGAACGCCCACCTGGTCACGCGCAACCAGGACATACACATCTTCAGAGCC gtCACAACACGAGGGGAAGCCCACCTGGAGCTTAACTCCTTCAGAAGGAAACACGATTGTGCTCTGGTGATATCAGGGGACTCACTAGAG GTGTGTCTGAAGTACTACGAGTATGAGTTCATGGAGCTGGCGTGCCAGAGCCCCGCGGTGGTGTGCTGCCGCTGTGCCCCCACGCAGAAGGCCCAGATCGTCCGGCTGCTGCAGGAACGCACCGGCAAGCTCACCTGTGCCGTGG GGGACGGAGGAAACGATGTCAGCATGATCCAGGAAGCCGACTGTGGCGTGGGAGTGGAGGGAAAA GAAGGTAAGCAGGCCTCGCTGGCTGCAGACTTCTCCGTGACTCAGTTCAAGCACCTGGGCCGGTTGCTCATGGTCCACGGCCGCAACAGCTACAAGAGGTCAGCCGCCCTCAGCCAGTTTGTGATCCACAGGAGCCTCTGCATCAGCACCATGCAG GCCGTCTTCTCGTCTGTGTTCTACTTTGCCTCTGTCCCGCTCTACCAAGGATTCCTAATCGTCGG CTACTCCACCATCTACACCATGTTCCCCGTGTTCTCCCTGGTGTTGGACAAGGATGTGAAGTCAGAGGTGGCCATGCTCTACCCGGAGTTATACAAAGATCTGCTGAAG GGCCGACCGCTTTCCTTCAAAACATTCCTAATATGGGTGCTAATAAGCATCTACCAAG GCAGCATAATAATGTACGGCGCCATGCTGCTGTTTGAGTCTGAGTTCGTCCACATCGTGGCCATTTCCTTCACCTCGCTCATCCTCACGGAGCTGCTCATGGTGGCCCTCACCGTCCAGACCTGGCACTGGCTGATGATGGTGGCCGAGCTGCTGAGTCTGTCCTGCTACGTGGCCTCGCTCGTCTTTCTCCACGACTACATCG ACGTGTATTTCATCGCCACGGTGTCGTTCCTGTGGAAGGTGACGGTCATCACCCTGGTGAGCTGCCTGCCGCTCTACATCCTCAAGTACCTGCGCCGGCGCTTCTCTCCGCCCAGCTACTCCAAGCTCACCTCCTAG